One window of Rasiella rasia genomic DNA carries:
- the rodA gene encoding rod shape-determining protein RodA codes for MSQSKVFLKFDWITILLFLALVAIGWVNIYSASLDESATTFFDLNQTYTKQLLWIGLSILIIVFILALDAKFYERFSSIIYLVSLLSLLGLFVFGKNINGATSWYSFGPMGLQPSEFAKAATALALAKYLSDIQTNINEFKHQIRSFLIVAIPAILIIPQPDPGSALVYTAFVFAMYREGLHFMYLLLGFFAAALFIGTLAFGSVWVILLVILITGIIYFRNRKKRPNIVRYITIIAACAAFSFSVNYIFNNVFEQRHRDRFNIVLGKEIDSKGIGYNTNQSEIAIGSGGWTGKGWTQGTQTKGNFVPEQQTDYIFSTVGEEWGFVGSLIVVFLFISLIVRILYLAEKQKSTFSRVYGYSVASILFFHFFVNIGMVTGLFPTVGIPLPFFSYGGSGLWGFTILLFIFVRLDGSNYYYT; via the coding sequence ATGTCCCAAAGTAAAGTTTTTTTAAAGTTTGACTGGATTACCATTCTGCTATTTTTAGCGTTGGTTGCAATTGGCTGGGTTAACATCTATTCTGCATCTCTAGACGAAAGCGCAACTACCTTTTTTGACCTTAATCAGACATACACAAAGCAGTTACTATGGATTGGCTTAAGTATTCTAATTATTGTTTTTATACTCGCCTTAGACGCCAAGTTTTATGAACGATTTTCTAGTATCATCTATTTGGTTTCCTTGCTTTCGTTATTAGGACTTTTTGTTTTTGGTAAAAACATAAACGGTGCAACTTCTTGGTATAGTTTTGGACCTATGGGGCTTCAACCTAGTGAGTTTGCCAAGGCCGCCACTGCGTTAGCACTCGCAAAATACCTAAGTGATATACAAACTAATATAAACGAATTTAAACATCAAATTCGCTCGTTTTTAATCGTTGCTATTCCTGCAATTTTAATTATTCCACAACCCGATCCAGGAAGTGCTTTAGTATACACCGCTTTTGTTTTTGCGATGTATCGCGAAGGGCTTCATTTTATGTACTTATTACTTGGCTTTTTTGCCGCAGCACTATTTATTGGCACCTTGGCTTTTGGTAGCGTTTGGGTAATTTTATTAGTAATTCTAATAACCGGAATTATCTATTTCAGAAATAGAAAAAAGCGCCCAAATATTGTTAGATACATCACAATAATTGCAGCCTGCGCGGCTTTTTCGTTCTCAGTTAATTATATTTTTAACAACGTATTTGAACAACGTCACCGCGATAGGTTTAACATTGTTCTTGGTAAAGAAATAGATAGCAAAGGAATTGGCTACAACACAAACCAAAGTGAAATCGCCATTGGTAGCGGAGGTTGGACCGGTAAGGGTTGGACCCAAGGCACACAAACTAAAGGTAATTTTGTACCTGAACAGCAAACCGATTATATTTTTAGCACCGTTGGCGAAGAATGGGGCTTTGTAGGAAGCCTTATTGTTGTCTTCCTTTTTATCTCCCTTATTGTTCGGATACTCTATTTGGCAGAAAAACAAAAAAGCACCTTTAGTAGGGTTTATGGGTACAGTGTAGCCTCAATACTCTTTTTTCACTTCTTTGTGAATATTGGTATGGTGACTGGATTATTTCCAACGGTCGGTATTCCGTTACCCTTCTTTAGTTATGGAGGCTCGGGATTATGGGGCTTTACAATTCTCCTTTTTATTTTTGTGCGCCTAGACGGAAGTAATTATTACTATACTTAA
- the mrdA gene encoding penicillin-binding protein 2 — MRKLLLLVIVMITGVVFAGRLFYLQVYDTSFDKLSQNNAIKIEYDYPQRGYIYDRNGELLVSNQPSYDVMVIPREIKGLDTLEFCRLLKISKETFIEKMNKAWVYSPRIAQPLIPQLTKAEYASLSEKMYKFTGFYIQKRSLREYQVTHSANVLGFIREVDERIIKDNPYYEMGELIGKQGVEQAYEDVLRGTKGVKYIQKDRFNRDIGSYKNGAFDTIPERGKDIVLTIDAKLQKYGEELFQNKRGGIVAIDPASGEILALVTAPNFDPGLLVGRERSREYTKLWYDTIAKPLFDRGLSGEYSPGSPFKTLTGLIAMEEGVIDTEEKIHCNHGYTYGRGQKLGCHSHASPLAMIDGIAQSCNAYFCTAYRRVIEKYPTPQEGIDNWKRHLTSFGLGNYMGYDLPSGKKGLIPTSEFYNRWYEYPKYKWFATATISNAIGQGEVNLTPMQMANFTAAIANRGYWYRPHIIKNIKGVDTIPQEYTSKIYTTVAPEHFEPVVQGMFDVYNKGTAASLRVADIDICGKTGTAENYTRIQGKSVQLTDHSTFVAFAPKDNPKIAIAVFVENGYWGSRWAGKIASLMIEKYIKGEITRTDLEKYVLEGSLMEEYEKPLTGKPFPINDGKEISGKFLKELELQAP; from the coding sequence TTCAAATCAGCCGTCGTATGATGTAATGGTAATACCCAGAGAGATAAAAGGGTTGGATACCCTAGAATTCTGTCGCCTTTTAAAAATATCGAAAGAAACTTTTATAGAGAAAATGAATAAGGCGTGGGTATATTCTCCTCGTATCGCACAGCCATTAATTCCGCAATTAACGAAAGCCGAGTACGCTTCTCTTTCAGAAAAAATGTACAAGTTTACTGGGTTTTATATTCAAAAAAGATCCTTAAGAGAATACCAGGTAACCCATTCTGCCAACGTATTAGGTTTTATTAGAGAGGTTGATGAGCGAATCATAAAAGACAATCCCTATTACGAAATGGGAGAACTTATCGGGAAGCAAGGTGTAGAGCAAGCGTATGAAGATGTTTTACGAGGCACAAAAGGAGTAAAATACATTCAAAAAGATCGTTTTAACCGCGATATTGGCTCGTATAAGAATGGTGCTTTCGATACTATTCCAGAGCGTGGTAAAGACATTGTCTTAACCATAGATGCAAAACTTCAAAAATATGGTGAAGAGTTATTTCAGAATAAACGTGGAGGCATTGTGGCTATAGACCCTGCCTCAGGCGAGATTCTCGCGCTTGTAACTGCTCCTAATTTTGATCCAGGTCTGTTAGTGGGTCGCGAACGTTCTAGAGAATACACCAAGCTGTGGTACGACACCATCGCAAAACCTTTGTTTGACCGAGGGTTGTCTGGAGAATACTCTCCTGGCTCACCTTTTAAAACACTTACAGGGCTTATTGCTATGGAAGAAGGTGTCATAGACACCGAAGAAAAAATACATTGTAATCATGGCTATACTTACGGACGCGGTCAGAAACTAGGGTGCCACAGTCATGCGAGTCCGTTAGCAATGATCGATGGTATCGCACAGTCATGCAACGCATACTTTTGTACGGCATATAGACGCGTAATTGAAAAGTACCCTACTCCTCAAGAAGGTATAGATAACTGGAAAAGACACCTTACCAGTTTTGGGCTCGGTAATTACATGGGTTACGATTTACCCAGTGGTAAAAAAGGCTTAATACCCACATCTGAATTTTATAACAGATGGTATGAGTATCCTAAATATAAATGGTTTGCAACCGCTACTATCTCTAATGCCATAGGTCAAGGAGAGGTGAACCTAACCCCAATGCAGATGGCAAATTTCACCGCCGCAATTGCGAATAGAGGATATTGGTACCGACCTCATATTATAAAAAACATTAAAGGAGTAGACACTATTCCGCAGGAATACACTTCTAAGATCTACACTACGGTAGCACCAGAGCATTTTGAACCTGTAGTACAGGGAATGTTTGATGTTTATAACAAAGGTACAGCAGCCAGTCTACGCGTTGCAGATATAGACATTTGCGGAAAAACTGGTACAGCAGAGAATTATACAAGAATACAGGGCAAGTCTGTACAACTTACAGATCACTCTACTTTTGTAGCATTTGCTCCTAAAGACAACCCGAAAATTGCCATCGCAGTTTTTGTTGAAAACGGTTATTGGGGGAGTCGTTGGGCTGGTAAAATTGCTAGTCTTATGATTGAAAAATATATTAAAGGTGAAATTACCAGAACCGACCTTGAGAAATATGTCCTTGAAGGAAGTTTAATGGAAGAATATGAAAAACCGTTAACCGGAAAGCCTTTCCCTATTAATGATGGAAAAGAAATTAGTGGAAAATTCTTAAAAGAGTTAGAACTACAAGCACCCTAA